In the Pseudochaenichthys georgianus chromosome 1, fPseGeo1.2, whole genome shotgun sequence genome, one interval contains:
- the ndufb7 gene encoding NADH dehydrogenase [ubiquinone] 1 beta subcomplex subunit 7, with product MGAHLVRRYVTETDTEPDPNKKYEFDPQFGFEEREAREMVATRDQMNLAQLPLEQRDYCAQHLLKFMKCKRDNWPNFLACKHERHDWDYCENQDYVMRMKEYERERRLQLRKKRIQSQPEAA from the exons ATGGGAGCTCACCTGGTAAGACGGTATGTCACCGAGACGGACACCGAGCCGGACCCGAACAAGAAGTACGAGTTCGACCCCCAGTTCGGCTTTGAAGAGAGGGAAGCGAGAG AGATGGTAGCCACCCGGGATCAGATGAACTTGGCCCAGCTGCCTCTGGAGCAGAGGGACTACTGTGCCCAGCACCTCCTGAAGTTCATGAAGTGCAAGAGGGACAACTGGCCCAACTTCCTGGCCTGCAAGCATGAGAGACACGACTGGGACTACTGCGAAAACCAGGA CTACGTGATGCGTATGAAGGAGtacgagagagagaggaggctcCAGCTGAGGAAGAAAAGAATCCAGTCTCAGCCTGAAGCTGCATGA
- the LOC117463772 gene encoding transitional endoplasmic reticulum ATPase, with protein sequence MPSSGGADPKGKDFSTAILKQKHRPNRLIVDEVLTDLNKAHNEDGSIVSLSQDKMEELQLFRGDTVVLKGRKRRQTVCIVLTDNTCGQERVRMNRVTRNNLRVRLGDVISIHACPDIKYGKRIHVLPIDDTIEGLSGNLFDVFLKPYFLESYRPVHQGDIFLVRGSMRGVEFKVVETDPGPHCIVAPDTVIYCEGDPIKREDEEESLNDIGYDDIGGCRKQLAQIKEMVELPLRHPGLFKAIGVKPPRGILLYGPAGTGKTLVARAVANETGAFFFLINGPEIMSKLAGESESNLRKAFEEAEKNAPAIIFIDELDSIAPKREKTHGEVERRIVSQLLTLMDGLKQRAHVVVMAATNRPNSIDPALRRFGRFDREIDIGIPDSTGRLEILQIHTKNMKLGDDIDMERIAKETHGHVGADMAALCSEAALQAIRKKLTLIDLEDDTIDADLLNSLAVTMDDFQWALSQSNPSALRETVAEVPQVNWEDVGGLDEVKRELQELVQYPVEYPDKFLKFGMTPSRGVLFYGPPGCGKTLLAKAIAHECQANFISIKGPEMLTMWFGESEANVRDVFDKARQAAPCILFFDELDSIAKSRGGGAGDGSGAADRVINQILTEMDGMSDKKNVFIIGATNRPDIIDSAILRPGRLDQLIYIPLPDKASRTAILNANLRKSPIAKDVNLDFLSGITEGFSGADLTEICQRACKMAIREAIEAEIKAERERQNRPGVPMDEDFDPVPEIRKDHFEEAMRFARRSVSDNDIRKYEMFSQTLQQSRGFGNFRFPSATGTRSGGQGSDSGSGGPGPQSEESNDDLYQ encoded by the exons ATGCCCAGCTCAGGGGGAGCAGA TCCAAAGGGAAAAGATTTCTCCACTGCCATCCTGAAGCAGAAACACAGACCCAACAGACTCATTGTGGACGAAGTGCTCACTGATCTCAACAAAGCTCACAATGAAGACGGAAGCATCGTCAGCCTGTCACAG GATaagatggaggagctgcagctgTTCCGGGGGGACACGGTGGTGTTGAAAGGGAGGAAGCGTCGCCAAACGGTGTGCATCGTCCTGACTGATAACACCTGTGGGCAAGAACGAGTCCGCATGAACCGTGTGACGCGCAACAACCTGCGTGTCCGGCTCGGTGATGTCATCAG TATTCATGCCTGCCCTGATATCAAGTATGGGAAACGGATCCATGTCCTCCCAATAGATGACACCATTGAGGGCCTGTCTGGAAACCTCTTTGACGTTTTCCTCAAACCGTACTTCCTGGAGTCTTACCGGCCCGTCCATCAAG GGGACATCTTCTTGGTGAGGGGGAGCATGAGGGGGGTGGAGTTCAAGGTGGTGGAGACTGATCCTGGCCCTCACTGCATCGTAGCCCCGGACACTGTCATCTACTGCGAGGGAGACCCAATCAAAAGAGAG GATGAGGAAGAGAGCCTTAACGACATCGGCTACGACGACATCGGAGGCTGTCGGAAGCAGCTGGCGCAGATCAAAGAGATGGTGGAGCTTCCTCTCAGACACCCGGGCCTCTTCAAGGCTATAGGAGTGAAG CCCCCCAGAGGGATCCTGCTGTACGGCCCTGCAGGCACAGGGAAGACCCTGGTGGCCCGGGCTGTGGCCAATGAAACTGGGGCCTTTTTCTTCCTCATCAACG GTCCGGAGATCATGAGTAAGCTGGCAGGAGAGTCAGAGAGCAACCTAAGGAAGGCGTTTGAGGAGGCGGAGAAGAACGCTCCGGCCATCATCTTTATTGATGAGCTGGACTCCATCGCTCCTAAGAGAGAGAAG acccATGGTGAAGTGGAGAGGCGTATAGTCTCGCAGCTCCTGACCCTGATGGATGGCCTGAAGCAAAGAGCTCATGTAGTCGTCATGGCAGCCACAAACCGACCAAACAGCATTGACCCTGCTCTGAGACGCTTTG GCAGGTTTGACCGGGAGATTGACATTGGAATCCCTGATTCCACCGGCAGACTGGAGATCCTGCAGATTCACACCAAAAACATGAAGCTCGGGGACGACATTGACATGGAGAGG ATTGCCAAAGAGACCCACGGTCATGTAGGCGCTGACATGGCGGCTCTGTGCTCTGAAGCTGCTCTGCAAGCTATCCGCAAGAAGCTGACCCTCATCGACCTGGAGGATGATACCATCGATGCAGACCTGCTCAACTCACTGGCTGTCACCATGGACGACTTCCAG TGGGCGCTGAGTCAGAGCAACCCCTCGGCTCTGAGAGAGACTGTTGCAGAGGTGCCTCAGGTGAACTGGGAGGACGTTGGAGGACTGGACGAGGTCAAGAGAGAACTGCAAGAGCTTGTTCAG TACCCTGTGGAGTATCCAGACAAGTTCCTGAAGTTTGGTATGACTCCGTCTCGGGGAGTGTTGTTCTACGGCCCTCCAGGCTGCGGGAAAACTCTGCTGGCTAAGGCCATCGCCCACGAGTGCCAAGCTAACTTCATCTCCATCAAAGGACCCGAGATGCTCACCATGTGGTTTGGAGAATCTGAGGCCAATGTCAGAGACGTGTTTGATAAG GCCAGACAGGCAGCCCCCTGCATCCTGTTTTTTGATGAGTTGGACTCTATTGCCAAATCCAGAGGAGGGGGAGCAGGGGATGGAAGCGGTGCAGCTGACAGAGTCATCAACCAGATACTCACAGAGATGGACGGCATGTCGGACAAGAAGAATGTTTTCATTATTGGAGCCACGAACAG GCCAGACATCATTGACAGTGCCATCCTGCGGCCGGGTCGTTTGGACCAGCTCATCTACATCCCGCTGCCGGACAAAGCGTCTCGCACAGCAATCCTGAACGCCAACCTTCGCAAGTCTCCTATTGCAAAG GATGTGAACCTGGACTTCCTTTCTGGCATCACTGAGGGTTTCTCTGGAGCAGACCTGACAGAGATCTGCCAGCGGGCCTGTAAGATGGCCATCCGTGAGGCCATCGAGGCCGAGATCAAGGCTGAGCGCGAGAGGCAGAACCGACCCGGCGTCCCCATG GATGAAGACTTTGATCCAGTCCCAGAGATCAGGAAGGACCACTTTGAGGAGGCGATGCGATTCGCTCGTCGCTCCGTCAGTGACAATGACATCCGcaaatatgaaatgttttctcaaacTCTGCAGCAGAGCCGGGGTTTTGGAAACTTCAG GTTCCCCTCTGCTACTGGTACCCGGTCTGGAGGTCAGGGGTCAGACTCTGGGTCAGGGGGGCCGGGACCGCAAAGTGAGGAAAGCAATGATGATCTCTATCAGTGA